The following is a genomic window from Pyricularia oryzae 70-15 chromosome 5, whole genome shotgun sequence.
CCTTGTAGATTCCACATACCCGGGACTTGAACTTCATCCCAGTCGGAAACGTCAAAGGACTCCTTGTAGAAGTCAACCTCACCCTGGAAGGGGTTCTTGGAGAAGCTGAATTTCCATTTCTTGCCGGACAAGAGTTGGCACTTGGCCTTGGATGTGTCGTGCGATAAAGCATCTTTCTCATTTtcataaagaaaaaaatagctGCGCGGCGGAAGGGTGTTGCGGCGGATAATATCGAAGTTGTTAAAGTCAGGCTGCTTCTCAGGAAAAACGCCAGAAGCGCCAATTTCAAGAGCAGCCGGGGGGCCAGACGAGGGCAGCATCGGCACAGAGTGAGACCCAGAGATGTGCCCAGTATTCTCAATGTTAGCTTGGAAATTGAGTCGTAGCTCCAATCGGCTTCTTGGTCCAAGGATCGTGGATCTTGGCGACGGAGGTGAAGCCATTGCGCCGGATGGAAAAttccaaaagaaaagaacaaagaagGCGAAGAAGCTGGTGTCTCTTTTGACCGCTGATTTTCTAAGAAAAAAATACACAGAGGCAAACCGAATACTAGTTGAATGGAAGCAATGTTTGGGCCGATCGGTCCCGAATCCCAAGGGCTTTGACTTTGAGCTGACTGGCGAGGCGTTATAAGAGCGGGATCGAGCCAATGCTGCGGGTATGCggagaaggacaagaaatCAACCAGATGAAAAGGTTCTCAGTCTCATGTTCATCTAGTTCGCTTGTCGTTTTCCGTCGTGGACAGGAGTTGTTGTTCCTTCTCGTCTGGAATTCAAACCTTCCCAAGCTTGCGTGGGCCATGGACCCACTTTTGACAACCGCTCGGCAATCATCGTGACCATAATGCGGGGTCGGACGTTGGGGAAGTGGGCCTTGAGTCCCGGGATGGAAGCTAATGTAACGATGGCCTTGCCAGCCGAAGTTAAGCGGAGCGAGGTCTGCTGTTGTACTGTCCTGTGAACATTGTCCCACTGGCTTTGGGAATCCAATGGCAATAAATTTGATGCTTCTACCTGTATAAAACTGCCATTAACTACCAAGACCTGACACTGGTCATTAATTCtcaaaaaaagaccaaagcTTCAGATGGGAGAGTACTTGCCATCACGTGACGTGTCACGTTCCGTGTCACGTGCCATTCCCTCAACTAACCATTGGAGGTTCGACGGAGTTCACGTGATTTTAGGATGACCAGCTCAGCGTTTCTCCAAGCAGATGCTTCCGTGGGATGCAATGCAGTTCTTAGGTTGTAGACACGGCGCAGTTTGGCAGTCAGGAGCATGTATTTGCATGCTCTCGTAACCCGATTGGCCACCTCGGCCATAAAACAGCCATAAATCAAATCACTGATAAAATTATTCGCAGTCTTTTCATACAAATTCTCTCTATTTCTAGCAGTCGTCCAAACTCAAATGGGAAGCCTGTGGGGAATTACCAAACTTTGTTAAACCACCTCAGCCAAGGCCAGCCGGGCGGATGCTTCCTACCGAGCGATCCCGGAAGGATACCCTCCATATGCTCCCCGCAAGAAATTAAACGATCTGTCATGGCACCATCAACATCAGATTTACCGGAATTAGCGCGGATTCTGATGCTGTCATTTGTGGAATTTCTCAGGTAGTTCGCCTCCCACTCGATCATCTCCTGTCCTCATAGCTATGCATCTCCTTATTAACATTGTCAGGGGAACTAGTCAACTTCACATATTGGCGCCGGAAAATTTGCATAGCTGAGCCGACTAGCGACTTTCAGTGTTGGCAACATGGGCTTCTGCCAGAGCTTTATAATCTGGGAGCGCTGTCATGGAATCTCTACAATGAAGTGGTCTGCGGCTGTGCCTGACACGAGCAGACACGCTGTTCCATCCGTCCTTCCTCACCTGGAGCGAAAATGCGTTTGAACCGGGCTCTTTACCTCGTCGCTGCGGCATCCACTGCCGTCCAGGCTGCTCTCACCTGGAAGAACGTCAAATTcggcggcggaggcggctTCACACCTGGCATCGTCTTTCACCCGACGGCAAAGGGCGTTGCGTACGCACGAACCGACATCGGGGGTCTTTACAGACTCAACCCCGATGATTCTTGGACGCCAGTGACGGACACCCTCGCAACCCATGCTGGATGGTGCGTTGGTTCATATCGATTGTTCAATCATTGAAGCGTTGAACGTATGCTGACTGAAACGTTTTCAGGAACCGCTGGGGTGTCGATGCAGTGGCCGTGGATGCCAAAGACCCCAAAAAGGTATATGCAGCCGTTGGACTCTATACCAACAGTTGGGATTCGAGCAACGGTGCAATCATCCGTAGTTCCGATAAGGGTGCAACATGGTCGATCAGCACCTTGCCCTTCAAAGTCGGCGGCAACATGCCCGGTCGCGGAATGGGTGAGAGACTAGCTGTCGACCCGAACAACCCCAAAGTCCTGTTTTTCGGAGCTCGGAGTGGCAACGGACTTTGGAAGAGCGCCGACGGCGGAGTGACCTTTACCAAGGTCACCTCATTCACGGCGGTTGGTACTTATGTGGCTGACCCCAGTGATGCAAGCGGATACAACAGGTAAGAAACAAACAATGCCGGGATGCAATTCTTTAGCAGTAAAGTTTGCTAATATCATGGCTACGATGAACTATGGCAGTGACATCCAAGGTCTGGCTTGGGTGACTTTTGACAGCACGTCTCCCAAACTGTCGAATGGCGCAACATCGAGAATTTTTGTTGGCACAGCCGACAAAACCACTTCTGTCTACGTGTCTAACGACGGCGGAGGCACCTGGAGTGCAGTGTCCGGCCAGCCAACAGGATTCTTGCCGCACAAGTGTAAGCTTCAGCCCACCGAGAAGGCACTTTACATCTCGTACAGTGACGGAAGCGGTCCGTTTGACGGAACCACTGGAGGAGTTTACCGCTACGACCTCAAAACCTCTACATGGAAGAACATTACACCTGTCTCGGGTGCAGACTTGACTTATGGCTTTGGTGGAATCGGCGTGGATATGAAGAACCCAGGAACCATTGTGGTGGCATCACTGAACTCTTGGTGGCCGGATGCACAGATTTTCCGGTCAAGAGACTCGGGGGCTACATGGTCGAGACTTTGGGAGTGGACGAGCTATCCCGACATGAACCAGTACTACTCGATCAACACAGACAAGGCGCCCTGGATAGAGTCTGGCCATCTTTCGAGGGATTCGAAGCGCCTTGGTTGGATGATCGAGGCCCTTGAAATCGACCCTGTCGATCCTGACCATTGGCTTTACGGTACGTACACTGATTGCAGGAGCAAGATTATACCGAGACTGTGCTGACACAAAATGGCAGGAACTGGCCTCTCGATCTTTGGGGGACATGACTTGACCAAATGGGACACGGTTCATAACATATCGATTCACTCTTTGGCCGATGGTGTCGAAGAAACTGCAGTTCTGGAGATGGCTTCAGCGCCCGGTGGCTCCGAGCTACTGGCCGCAATTGGAGACATTACTGGATTCACATACAAGACTGCGGCGGACCTCAAGACGTCCCCGAAGAAGCAGTGGCTGGACCCGAGCTGGGTGACAACATCAGGAGTCGACTACGCCGGGAACAAGCCTTCTGTTGTTGCGCGCGTTGGACAGACTGAAGGGTCGCCCATGCTCGCATTGTCATCCGATGGTGGCGACAACTGGAGTGCTCATCCAGGCGCTGACAACACAACTCAAGGCGGAGTGATTGCTCTCTCTGCTGATGCCGCGACCATCCTATGGGCATCTGCGAATCGCGGGGTACTTCGTTCTCAGGACCAGGGGTCGTTCTCTGCCGTCACGGGGCTCGGAGGCCTGACAGGAACAATGGCTGTCTCGGCCGACAGGCGCAAGGCGGGTGTATTCTACATTGGATCTTCTGGGTCTGGAGCTCTCTTGGTGTCGTCAGACGCTGGGGCTACATTTGCACGTGCTGGAGGTTCGCTCGGTTCGGCATCGGGAATACGCTACATTGCCGCACACCCTCGTATTGAGGGCACGGTCTTTGTGTCGACCAACGCGGGCGTCTACAAGAGCTCTGACTTTGGTGCAACCTTCCAAGCCGTGCCGGGCTTGACAGATACTCAACACATTGGCCTTGGGATGGGGACCGGCAACTCTTGGACGCTGTATGCCTTTGGCAATGGCCCGGCAGGCCAGAGGCTGTATGCTAGCGGCAAAGATGGCGCTGGGCCTTGGACTGATATCCAGGGCGATCGCCAAGGTTTCGGTAACATGGCAAACTGTCGCATTGCGGGTAGTGGCAACGTTCCTGGCGCGGTGTACGTTGGAACCAACGGCCGCGGTGTCTTTATGGCCAAAAGCTGAACGAGCTTTCACTTTACTGTCTACTAAAAgtgggggggttttttttttttttgctcgcgGGACAGGTTGTTAGTAAAGCATGCAGCTAAACTGCAGGTCGATTGCCTTAGTTTTTGTGATCGGGGGGGACAGGTAGCTTTGAATGTGAACCGGTTTATCGAAACCTGACCGAGACACAAAGCTACAAGGTGATTCCCGTTTTATGCACTGTACATGACACAGAAGCTCACACGGTACGCCTCGTATTCCCCCTCATGGTTTCCTTGCTTCTCAATAAACTTGACAGCTCATCTGCTTCCTTCCTTACATTACTTATTGACATTTGAAATTTTCGACGAGCCTCTCGCGAGGCTTTTTTTCCGGTACACGATCCGTCGCGTGGTAGATTGCGTCAGAGCCCTTCAGCTCGTACACTGTACTGAACCACTATCAGCTCAGCAAATCATCAGCGCGGGAACCCGTAGCAGACGACAACATGTCGCAATGGAAATCATCCATCGTCACCTGCGATCCGCCTCTTGGATCAGCCACAGTACTGAATGAGAAGGACGCGACCTTCACGGTGGGAGTACCAGCTCTGGAATTGGAGCACGGTGGCGTCATCAATGGCGTCTGGATCTGGCACAACTACGGGGAGACGTGGAACGAGCTGCCGCTGCGGGAACACAAGACGCGCATCGTAGGCTCGGATCAGCAGGACCGCCGGTTTTTCCGGGGCGAACTGCCTCGCCTGCCGGACAAGTCTAATTTCAGGTTCACGCTGCGGCTTGAGACGGACACCAACCGGACCTTGTGGATCAAGGACCTCCAGGGTATCGATGACGGAGAGGTGTTCTTCCAGTCTGCCGGATTTCCAAGCCGAGATGTCGGTCACTACCTGGAGGGAATCAACGAGTCGGGGTTTACGGCGTCTGTCGTTGGGCAAAAGGACAAGATCGACGACTGCATGGTTTGGAATCTCGCGGCGTCCATCCCGCCAGCCCAGGGGCCAGAGTCTGGACGGGCCAGCAGGAGATTGGGCAAGCCCGACTGCGCGCGCTGGTTTGCGACGGTACGGCACAATCTGAACTGGTTCGGTCCCAGGCAGGGGACAGATTTCATGCAGCTGGACAAGGAAGCAGTGCTCGTGTCGTTCCTGAGGAGGGATGGCTTGCACGTCGTCCTGCTTCCGGTCGGCGGCCTCGATAGCTCCCTTACGACACTGATTACAGATCACGAGggtgccttggctgccgtgTCGAGGAACGAAGATGAATCCGACGGCCAGGCCCGCTTGCTCGTGTCGGTCGCGACAGGGTTTGAGCAGGCGCTGAGTAGCGTCATGGCAGAGGCCAAGCGGATGGCTTCCTCCAAGCTCCACAACGGGAACGGGCACCAGAACGGGCACCAGAACGGGCACCAGAACGGCCATTCGCAAAATGGAGGTCCCAAACACTCTTTGACCCAGGCTAGAGCGCAAATCGACGACTGGAACGATGGATTTGCATACTGCACGTGGAACAGCCTTGGCCAAGATCTCAGCCACGACAAGATTCTAGGCGCcctgactaggctctcggaGAGTGGAATCAACATAGCAAACTTGATCATCGATGACAACTGGCAGTCCCTTGATGGCGACGGGTCAGATGCTTCTCGTCGGCGCTGGGAACGGTTTGAGGCAAACCAGCAAGGTTTCCCACAGGGTCTCAAAGGGCTGGTATCAGAGATCCGAAAGCAAAACCCCCAGATTCGCAACATTGCCGTCTGGCATGGCATATTTGGCTACTGGGGCGGCATGTCACCCAGCGGTCCGATGGCGAGCAAATACAAAATGCGCAAGATACAGCTGCGCGACGAGGCAGAAGTTCAACCGAAAGATTTCGACTTTTACACGGTTGACGGCGAGGACGTCCACAAAATGTACGACGACTTTTACGCCTTCCTCGCCGACTGCGGCGTCAGCGCGGCAAAAGTCgacacgcagggcttcctcGACTACCCGGCACACGCAAACGACCGGAAGAATCTCATCCGGCCCTACCAAGACGCCTGGACCGCAGCGGCCAGCAAGCACTTTGGCGGCCGTGCCATTGCCTGCATGGCCCAAACCCCCCAGTCAATCTTGCACTCGCTCCTGCAGCAGGGGCGCAGCGAGGGTCCCATGCTCATGGCGCGCAACTCGGACGACTTTTTCCCCGACGAGGTCGGGTCGCACACGTGGCACGTGTTTTGCAACGCCCACAATGCGCTCCTGATGCGGCACCTCGGCGTCCTGTTGGACTGGGACATGTTCCAGACCACGACGCCCAAGTACGCCGCGCTGCACGCCGTGGCCAGGTCCATGTCCGGCGGTCCGATATACATCACGGACGCGCCGGGCGAGCACGACGTGGAGCTCATCAAGCAGATGACGGCGCAGACGGCGGATGGGAGGACCATTGCCCTCCGGGCCGACGAGCCCGGCAGGACCTTGTGGCCGTACGGAGGACACGGCGAGCAGAGGCTGCTCCGGGTGCGGAGTGGCCACCAAGGCGTGGGCATGCTTGGCGTTTTCAACGTGTGCAATCGGGGCAGCCTGCTGGGCGAGCAGGTCCGGCTCGATGACATTTTCGATGGTGAAAAGGCCGGCGAGGGCAGTTTTGTCATTTCCCGGTTCAGCACGGGCGAAATGATAGCACCGGCCAGCCGAGAGACGGTGATTGAAGTCGGGCTGGAGGAGGGTGGCTTTGAGATTTTCACGGCTTACCCCATCACGAAGCTCGGTGGCCTCGCCGTTGCGACCCTGGGACTCGTCGGGAAGATGGCCACAGCTGCGGCGGTGTCGCACGTGAGCTACTCCAAGCACCATGAGGGGTTCATACCGGTCGGTGTTGAAGTGTCTGTATCCCTGAAGGCTCTGGGAACTTTgggtatgttttttttcttcctttttcctttttttgacCTCCTCTTGCCGCTGTTGTgtctttttgcttttctcCCCTTTC
Proteins encoded in this region:
- a CDS encoding seed imbibition protein → MSQWKSSIVTCDPPLGSATVLNEKDATFTVGVPALELEHGGVINGVWIWHNYGETWNELPLREHKTRIVGSDQQDRRFFRGELPRLPDKSNFRFTLRLETDTNRTLWIKDLQGIDDGEVFFQSAGFPSRDVGHYLEGINESGFTASVVGQKDKIDDCMVWNLAASIPPAQGPESGRASRRLGKPDCARWFATVRHNLNWFGPRQGTDFMQLDKEAVLVSFLRRDGLHVVLLPVGGLDSSLTTLITDHEGALAAVSRNEDESDGQARLLVSVATGFEQALSSVMAEAKRMASSKLHNGNGHQNGHQNGHQNGHSQNGGPKHSLTQARAQIDDWNDGFAYCTWNSLGQDLSHDKILGALTRLSESGINIANLIIDDNWQSLDGDGSDASRRRWERFEANQQGFPQGLKGLVSEIRKQNPQIRNIAVWHGIFGYWGGMSPSGPMASKYKMRKIQLRDEAEVQPKDFDFYTVDGEDVHKMYDDFYAFLADCGVSAAKVDTQGFLDYPAHANDRKNLIRPYQDAWTAAASKHFGGRAIACMAQTPQSILHSLLQQGRSEGPMLMARNSDDFFPDEVGSHTWHVFCNAHNALLMRHLGVLLDWDMFQTTTPKYAALHAVARSMSGGPIYITDAPGEHDVELIKQMTAQTADGRTIALRADEPGRTLWPYGGHGEQRLLRVRSGHQGVGMLGVFNVCNRGSLLGEQVRLDDIFDGEKAGEGSFVISRFSTGEMIAPASRETVIEVGLEEGGFEIFTAYPITKLGGLAVATLGLVGKMATAAAVSHVSYSKHHEGFIPVGVEVSVSLKALGTLGIFAQSCDAEDSRKVGVKTIVAMDKAVSNPQRFSSTGSQGEIRLDLESLSIDLGLDSCYRDESTVDLTIVLQFEEDIEDSDGFLAESDSPEAAVAWWWRCTIL
- a CDS encoding xyloglucanase produces the protein MRLNRALYLVAAASTAVQAALTWKNVKFGGGGGFTPGIVFHPTAKGVAYARTDIGGLYRLNPDDSWTPVTDTLATHAGWNRWGVDAVAVDAKDPKKVYAAVGLYTNSWDSSNGAIIRSSDKGATWSISTLPFKVGGNMPGRGMGERLAVDPNNPKVLFFGARSGNGLWKSADGGVTFTKVTSFTAVGTYVADPSDASGYNSDIQGLAWVTFDSTSPKLSNGATSRIFVGTADKTTSVYVSNDGGGTWSAVSGQPTGFLPHKCKLQPTEKALYISYSDGSGPFDGTTGGVYRYDLKTSTWKNITPVSGADLTYGFGGIGVDMKNPGTIVVASLNSWWPDAQIFRSRDSGATWSRLWEWTSYPDMNQYYSINTDKAPWIESGHLSRDSKRLGWMIEALEIDPVDPDHWLYGTGLSIFGGHDLTKWDTVHNISIHSLADGVEETAVLEMASAPGGSELLAAIGDITGFTYKTAADLKTSPKKQWLDPSWVTTSGVDYAGNKPSVVARVGQTEGSPMLALSSDGGDNWSAHPGADNTTQGGVIALSADAATILWASANRGVLRSQDQGSFSAVTGLGGLTGTMAVSADRRKAGVFYIGSSGSGALLVSSDAGATFARAGGSLGSASGIRYIAAHPRIEGTVFVSTNAGVYKSSDFGATFQAVPGLTDTQHIGLGMGTGNSWTLYAFGNGPAGQRLYASGKDGAGPWTDIQGDRQGFGNMANCRIAGSGNVPGAVYVGTNGRGVFMAKS